The window ttgtttttttttgccTTTTTCTTTTGGCTCCTGCTCTTCTTTTCATGGTTAATGACTGTTGCTTTACATGACACATGGCTTCACGCATGGCCATCAGTCAAGTCAGAAAGATTGATCTTTTAGGCAGCTTTCTACGTACATCAAATAAGTTTATTCACGGCTTCTACTCCAATGAAATGCTAACGAATAGGATTGCTGATGCCAACATATATTTTCTCCAGGGTTCAACATGTGGAACATGTATTGGGGCCATGAATCACGCCGATCGATCGAGACCAGTTCATGTCTCTACAAAGTTGACAATATCTGCTATTCTTCACCCCCTGTATTAGGATGACACACCGAGTCTAGTATTTCTTGCATTTGGATGGGGTCATAAACAAAAAAGTGCAAAGAATGATCAAGATATATAATGATAGAATTTCTTGAAATGCCGGTGCAAGTAAGCAAATCTGAGATGAACACGCACATCTTCCTTACTTCAAGTCGTCGCCTCAACCCTTTGAATTCTGTTCTCAATACAGTCATTTTTGCCACTTAAGTCATCATTGCAGTCATCGCTGAATCACACAAAGGTGAACCTGCTGTATTTTAAGAAAATCAAAAGAAGAGTTGAACAATCTACCAAGGTAGTCATCGGCCAAGGGAGAAGAACTTGCAATTGCTCAATGACCTGCCGTTTGAAAACTAATTAATCATGGCAGTTTACAGAccttaatttattttctttcatctCTTAGACTTCGACACATGTTTCTATCTGAACTACGAACATAAAGCTGATAGAAAAATATAAGCCATTATTCAGAGAAATTAATGAACTTGGAATCCAGGTGGCATGCTCAAGCACCTCGAGGTCACCGTTGAGTTAAGATCAGGACACATGTACGAAACATGAAAGCAACTGCGCTGTAAAGTGAAAATTAGACGAACAAAGAAAGGGTAGTGCATGAGAAGAATATCTCTTCTTGTACACTTTTGCTTTGCTTTCTCCATTGACAAGAGTTGAACAGTGAGAGAGAAAAGGAGGATATAATTGCTAGCGATACTGTGCCACAATattcatttttatattaaaactaGCTATACAAAGCTTATCATGGCCTTTGCCTACTTGTGCCACAACATGCTTCATTAGACAAATCACTTCTTTCTCAAAAGACTACTTGCATGCGCAAGCCATTAGGGAGAGTTAGAAAGCAAGACATTCACGTCATGGCAACAAGATGGGAAACAttttcttatattatatttttatttttatttttattttttgtctgGCTTCTTAAATATAATGTCACCTCGGAAGAGCAAAGTTCCTCATGAACTTTCTTTTTTACTTCATTATAAAAGAAGCTTATCATGTATGCCTTATCCTCCTAATCATAGCTTCAAACTAAGGTTATTCTCATGATGCAATTCCATTTGTTTGATCAGTGAATACTTTGTTTTGTTATTGTATAAAGTGGATGCCATTAGGTATAAAGATATAGAAATAGTTAAAATGTTGTATTACTTTGAAAttatactaaaattaaaatagaGATAAATAAAATGAGTGATCCGATGTATAGGTTAGTCCGACTCATCAAGATAGATGAGTGGAACCGACCGTATGAGCTAGACTATATAGAAAGGATTAGAAGTGTGAGGTAAGATAAACTAAATAGATCGAACTTGAGATACGAGGAAACGGTTGAAATTGTTTTAACATAtacgaattaaatttttataaagcaTCTGTATGATCAAGGATGATGACAAAATTAATAATACTTAGAATAATCAAACTGTAAGGATACATATTTGTACGATCCATAAAAATTTAGTGTCAAAATGATCTATAGTCATACGAAAGATCCTAGGCAGAAAAGAATGTTGGCGTAGAAATCGACAGTACAGGGCGTCGGTGTCGAAATCGACAGAAAAGAATGTCAACGCCGAACGACAGCACAGGACGTCGACACTAAAATCGACAAAAAAAAATGTCGGTACTGAAATCGACAGCACAAGGCATCAGTGccgaaatcgacagaaaagaACATCAACGCCAAAATCGGCAGCATAGGATGTCGGTGCTGAAATTGACAGAAAAAGATATCGACATCGAAATCGACAGCACATGGCGTTGCACCAAAATCGACAGAAAAGAATCGAAATCGGTAGCATAGGATGTTGGCGCTAAAATTGTTAGAAAAGAGTCCGAAATCGGCAACACATGATGTCGGCGCTGAAATTAATAGAAAAGGACATTGCTGTCAAAATCGATAATAACAGTAGAAGACGGCAACGACAACATGAAACAATAATAGAGACGGTAGAAAAATTAGCTAAAATAAATCGCTCTGATGagaaaatttaattaagaaaGAAAAAACTAGTTATAAATCCAAAATTAGAAaggaaaaaattaattatatcatTCAATCGCAAATTAAAACTTAGAAATAGAGAGAATAAATAGAAATACATGAAGTCTAAGCTTCTCTAACAAAAGGAAAAAGATTAAATTATTCAAAAACtataatatatagatatatatacacACGGGAATGGTCAATTTTCAGCTTAAAAAATAGCCTAAATAGATTAAAATTGGCATAGAAAAATTCTCCGTTTTAGGGTTTAATCTTTGGTCTCATTAATGACGTTAGACTCGGATAATATAATTACATAAGATCTTGAATTTAAATACAAACAAAAAATATCACATATTTtaggaaattgaaaaataaaaaacttaaaaattatatcatACCAAATAGGAAATAAAgaagttatttttaataaaatattaatttgtttCATGGGTTCGGACTTTTATACCGAAACATTTCACTACATCATGCTGAATATTTTATGCCAATTAGTGGATTAATCTTACCATCCTAACCAATGAGCATGCTGGTTAATGGCAATGCCCAATATCATTAGGCTCGCATATACATTACATCACTCACCCACGCGGATCCCAagttaaattaatgaaaaaaatggGCTGATAAATTAAGGAAGCACACGTACACAAGTTTTTGGCTCAAACAAGATTCATCTTGTAAGAATATTGATTCTCAAAGAGTTCATTGGTCAAAGCAAAtcatgtattattattattattattattattttgattaaatatCATGAATGGTCAAGCCACTAGTCAATAAATTCGTTGACATACGCACATTTTGGAGACTGTCGATGAAGGAGATGAAGAGTCATAAGATGCACTTAAAGAGAAAGAGAGTTAGATTGGTTGAGGGATGGATCTCTTTGAATTAGGATTTACTTGAGGTGACATGGAAAAAGGAGATGAAGAGGAAGGAGAAAACTTTATCTAGGATTTTGAGAATTGGGACTCCTTTGTCATTACTTTTGTGAGTGTCCATATAGTTGTTTGAAAAGTATCTTCACGTCGGCCAAAATGTCATCATTGTAGGAGTCGATGAGAGGACCATATCCAACCATTGTTGGTTGCCTCCTCACTCATCTAGCGCCATGTGTCAGTAGGGGGCTTCTAGGAGACCAAATCTGACAACCTCGTAACTACTCCCCCATTCTTAGGATATCATTATCATGCATCCTGAAATATTTGCAGTCATTATCAACGAGTCTGTATAAGGTATATGTCTATCTTAAGGTGAAAAATGGTGACGTTGATATGGAGTGACCTTGAGAATAGACCAAGTCATGATCAAACACCGAGACTGAGAAGATGCCGGTATTCGATGCTGAGAAAGGGAGTTGGTGACTAAGATCAAGATAAAAGATGATGTCGGCGATTGAAGCTGAGACTGAGAGATGATGTCAAGACTTAGTGCTAGGCCTAGGTAGATGTCGTTAGGATATGGAGCTAAGCTATAAATAATATTGACAACTGCGTTCGAGACAGAGTGATGCAGGCCCAACCCTTGATGGAGCCCAATATGAACCTTCAACTTTCAAAAGggcataacttttgattcgggactcagaatcaggctctgtcaaTGACCACACATATAGAATTTGAAAACCTACATTTATTTATAATGAAACTGTAATCACCAAATTTTGGCCTTAAATTCtacaatttaaatattttaaagagttttttttgttatttttagtaatttttatttttagggtatttaAAGTAATTTTGGTATTTCTGGTATTTATAAGAGAGGATTTGTCCTGATCTGCATCCTGTTTTGCATTAAAATTGTTCAATTATTTACTTTCGTTTTCAggtaaaaaatctattttttttctttacaaaaTTAGAATTAAGATCTACGTAGGTTGTGATCAAGGGCGGAGCCCAAGTACAACCCTACTTGGGCTGTAGCCTGGATGTCCGACGGCGATGAGAAGAGAAAAACGCCAATTTTACTGTAAAAAAAGGGGAAAACAAAAGAGAAAGCGGAGGCTAGCCTGGGCGTTGACATCGACGTCGGTGTGGCCCACAGCCCGGGTAGATTACCCGAGTTGGCTTCGCTATTGGTTATAGTCTATATAAGAGTAATGTTTAGATGTTGAGGGATTATccttttttcataataaaattcttaatGTGGTAAAACTCAGAGAACGACATATTTCTTTTTGTTTTAGaaggatattttttttgttttctcctcaattttcttttctcgGTAGTCCGTAGGATAATCGCTATCCTATGTACCCGACGTCACAGAGATAATGTCGACTATCGAAGCCGAGATTGAGTGAGAGTTAGAGTCAGTCATTGAGATTAGGATCGAAGCTTAGACCTGAAGGATGTAAATCGTTGAGACTGAGATAGAAACGAAGTTGAAGCCTAAGCCGAAGACTAAACTAGAGTGGACATCGGAATCAGTTGCTGAGACCAAGCTAGAAGGTGAGTTATGGTTGGGAGTTGAGATAAGAGTCATTGCAACTAAGTTGCACTTAACCAAACTTGAAAATCTAGGATAAGCATATTAGACTGGCTCAATCAGATTCGAGTCCCACCAAACATAGTACAATTCTCTCTAGGTCATATTTAACCATTTTGACTTTGACTTGTCAAAAGTGGAATTTATTAATCTTCTTTGAATACAGTTTTGTCTTTTATCACTTAGTGCAATTACACCTAATTATTCTTaagtttaatatatattttttaataaccaATATAATATTATCATTGTATGTGCGTGTCAACTGTCAACCTCGTACCTTGCCCTAACCTAGTTCACCTCTTTGCGAACCTTAAGTCTATCAATAACATAGTTCGCTCATGGCCTCGCCCATTATACGTGACCTTCTTTACCACTCATGACTTGCTCAATAAACTCAACATTGTTCACTATTTTGATGGTAAAAAATGATTCATTTGTCTCAACATCTCCTTCAGTCTATTCCCATACCaagaataaaaagataaatcaAGAATCGTTTTGTGTGGAGAAATACAACCTTATCGAAATGACTTATAgaagttttttttccttctttttgaaaattttcattttatttcttgccAATTCAAATGTTGTTTGAAAGCTGTGTTCCAATAACTACACTTCACAAAGTCAACCAGCCTGCCCATCGGCCGCTTGACTTCGATTACGCCCTTCCCTCAGAGAATGTCAACCCCTCAACCTAAAATTTATCTAAATATCGATCGCATACCAAACTGCGAAGCATCAATTTGATTTGTCTCATTAATTCCTCAAGCAAAACAATCATTGACCTTCGTCTCATCCAAGAAATCCAAAACAATCACATGCAAATTTTCCAAACGCACGCCACTTGGAAGCATGAGGATCTACGAAGCAAAGTCAAAGTCCATCGTCTCGCTCTCTCTGTTGGGTTTGGCCTTGCTGATTAAAGCCCTCACTTTAGGCTTTAATGAGCTTGAACTAATCTCGTTACAACACATGTTTGCTTTGACGCCACCCTCTATAAAGCCCTGCAATAATCATCCATGGAATTAACTCGATCGCACTAGAGTTTTATCAATTTAATTAGCTCCTAAACATCGATCATCATAGAGTGATGGAGTTTGATGCGAGAGCTGGTAATCATAGCTCTGATGTGGAGATGGAGTTGAGGAAAGGGCCGTGGACGGTGGAAGAAGATATCTTGCTGGCGAACTACGTCTCTCTGCATGGCGAGGGCCGGTGGGATTCCGTAGCCAAATGCTCAGGTACGTTCTTATTTCGATCGTTTGCTTGGTTTTCCATTGAGTTTCCTTCAGAAATCTTGGCTAAAGATCGATGTGGAATAACAGGGCTGAGAAGGACCGGGAAGAGTTGCCGGCTCCGGTGGCTGAACTACCTCCGCCCGGACGTCCGCCGGGGGAACATCACGCCGGAGGAGCAGCTCCTCATTCTCGAACTCCACTCTCGTTGGGGAAACCGGTGAGTCGTCGTCGTTGATGAGCGAAGAGAGGAGATATCTTGCATGTGGTCGGTCGTCGGTCCTAAATGGTTGAAACAACATGGCAGGTGGTCGAAGATAGCGCAGGTGTTGCCGGGAAGGACGGACAATGAGATCAAGAACTACTGGAGGACGCGAGTGCAGAAGCACGCGAGGCAGCTCCGGTGCGACGTCGACAGCAAGCAGTTCAGGGATATGGTCAGGTACATGTGGATGCCCCAGCTGGCTGAGAGGATTCTGGCCGCTTCCGGTGGCGGTGGCTCCTCGGCTCAACAGAGCGCGTGGCCGGCGGAGGAAGGCGCACGGTTAGCCATCCCGCTGCCGGAAACATCCGGCAACTCGAACACCGTCAATTTGTGTTCGGAGTCGTCGGATGCGGCTTCAGCGTCGGATTACTTCGCCGGCGGCGGCGATGCAGGGTGGTTTCAGGATACGGCAGCGGCTGAGTTGAGCGAGGGGTGGATGGAATCGCTGCGGAGTCCAGGAATTTGCGATAGCTTTTGGTTGCAGGATTTGGAGCAGAGTGGGTGGGACGAAAGCTTGTGGAATATGGAGGTGATTTAGCAGACATGAAGAACAGAGTAGAAATCTctaaaaacgaaaaaaaaaaaaagcgaaGGGAATTTTAATTCTTTCCTGTAATCTTCTTCCGAGATATCTCCGTTAACTAGTGCAGAAGGGACATCAGATTCTTTAAGCAAAAcggtagttttgatgtaagaaTTTATTGTAAGATTGATGAATCTAATTGGTAAAGAGCACAAATTAGATCAGGCATTTGTTTATTGATTGTGTGAGAGAATTATATGTGCTCCTTTTCTAAAAATATACCTGGAATGAAATTAATTCAAACTTCAAGAAACTGACAATTTTAGACTACAAAACATGATATAATATACCATGAATATAAACTACTTTAAAGGAAATGATTGAGTACcaaacaaaataaattctaaaatatatatatagaaaacatGATATAAGAGTGTTCAGTTGCATCAGACCTTGTATATTGAAAATTACTGCTATTATTTTGTAATTTAGGTTTGAATCAAACTTGAAAATCAATAGGTTTCTAAAGTGCtcgttatttaagaaaataaagaagGATACTATTATCATAGATagattataatatatatttataaatttatcataTTATCCATATCAACTTCACTAAacataaaactcattttaaattttatattttacattaatttttttttttacatcaatTATATTcattctaacttaaaatttaaaaacttaaaaaataagatttattctttaaatattaaaatattatttaatttaaaacaataacaacaacaacaaccaagtcttttcccactaggtgaggtcggTTGTATGGATCTTTTtacaccattgagctctatctcctattatatcatcatctatatttaaataaattttatcttgttttattgttgctaatcaagtcttttttggtcttcctctttctcgtttgatatgcatgtttatcatagtttcacatcgtctaactggagcatttagtggttgtctaagtacatgtccgtaccatcttaaacgtatctctcggagtttttcctcaatagatgcaactccgactttctctctaatgctctcatttcttattttgtccatcttcgtatgtccacacttccaccttaacatcctcatctcttcaaccctcatcttctactcatgtgctcgagtcatagcccaacattcagctccatataacataacaggtctaactacggttttataaaacttacctttaagtttaagaggtacatTACGGTCATATAAAACACTCGATgctattctatgtaagacatctctctcaattcctccatcattttgtaatagtaatcctaaatatttaaatctctcgcttccgggcaactcgtcctctcttatcttaacaattgtttcattacttctaatattactaaacttaaattccatatattctgtttttaatctactaagcttaaaatctttctcttctagtgtttccctccaagattctagtttagcatttactccttcacgtatcTCAtcaaccaaaataatatcatctgcaaacagcatgcaccacggtactgtgtcttggaTGTGCACAGTGAgtttgtccataattagtgtaaaaagataaggacttagagctgatccttgatgtaaccctatctttattagaaatgcttcagttactccgcctgaagtctttactctggtcgttacatcctcatacatatccttaattagttcaatatatattacgctaacacatctcttttctaaaattttccatataatttctcctgggactctatcataagctttttctaagtcaatgaataccatgtgtagatcttgtttttgctcccgatatttttcaattaattgtctaaaaagatgtatagcttttattgtcgaccttccatgcatgaacccaaattgattttctatcactgttgtctatttctttaatattttttctattactttttcccaaagtttagtatgactcattagtttaatactcctatagtttacataattttgtacgtctcctttgttcatatataagggaactagagtacttatccttcattgatcagacatttttttcgttttcaatatcatgttaaataatttgtaAGCCactcaataccttgtttccctaagcacttctatacctctatcggaatatcatttgatccaacgactttttcattgtgcatctcatttaaagtttgttttacttctgaagtttgaattctacgataaaaattaaaatttctatgctcatttgacctaattaaattacttaagttaagttgatcacctaaaccttcattaaaaagttgatgaaaatacttcttccaccgctcttttatttctccatcgtttactaataccctattacattcatctttaatacattttatttggctaagatctcttgttttcctttctctcattttagttattctataaatgtctctttccccttctttgtatccaatttttgatataaccgttcaaaagtttcattttttgcttcactcactactttcttagcttctttcttggctattgtatattttttaaagtttttctcgttcttataaatatataa is drawn from Zingiber officinale cultivar Zhangliang chromosome 1B, Zo_v1.1, whole genome shotgun sequence and contains these coding sequences:
- the LOC122004376 gene encoding transcription factor MYB2-like — its product is MEFDARAGNHSSDVEMELRKGPWTVEEDILLANYVSLHGEGRWDSVAKCSGLRRTGKSCRLRWLNYLRPDVRRGNITPEEQLLILELHSRWGNRWSKIAQVLPGRTDNEIKNYWRTRVQKHARQLRCDVDSKQFRDMVRYMWMPQLAERILAASGGGGSSAQQSAWPAEEGARLAIPLPETSGNSNTVNLCSESSDAASASDYFAGGGDAGWFQDTAAAELSEGWMESLRSPGICDSFWLQDLEQSGWDESLWNMEVI